The genomic stretch GTAGGCTCTAACCTCATTGTGCGCGATGGGGGCTTGCGGGCTGTGGTGATCCGCTTGGGGCGCGGCTTTAACGGGATCGAGATTGAGGGCGATCTGGTCACCGCAGGGGCAGCGGCGCTGGATGCCCATGTGGCGCGAAAAGCCGCTGACGCAGGCCTGGACCTGACCTTTTTGCGCACCATTCCCGGCTCTATTGGTGGCGCGGTGCGAATGAATGCCGGTTGCTATGGCTCTTATGTGGCGGATCATTTTGTCTCAGCTCAGATCGTCACCCGGCAAGGAGAGCTGCGCGTGATCACGGCGCAGGAGCTCGCGTTCCAGTATCGCCAGACTGAGCTGCCAGAAGGCGCGGTGCTGATTTCGGCCACATTGCGTGCCGAGGCTGCGGATCCAGACGCCCTGCATGACCGGATGAAAGCCCAGCTGCAAAAGCGCGATGACACCCAGCCCACCAAGGACCGCTCTGCCGGGTCGACCTTTCGCAATCCGGCCGG from Phaeobacter sp. G2 encodes the following:
- the murB gene encoding UDP-N-acetylmuramate dehydrogenase → MSEFDLANLPSVRGKLTPNRALSDLTWLRVGGAADYLFQPVDVDDLQNFLAQLPADIAVFPMGVGSNLIVRDGGLRAVVIRLGRGFNGIEIEGDLVTAGAAALDAHVARKAADAGLDLTFLRTIPGSIGGAVRMNAGCYGSYVADHFVSAQIVTRQGELRVITAQELAFQYRQTELPEGAVLISATLRAEAADPDALHDRMKAQLQKRDDTQPTKDRSAGSTFRNPAGFSSTGRADDVQDLKAWKVIDDAGMRGAQLGGAQMSEKHSNFMINTGGATAADLETLGEDVRKKVYANSGITLEWEIMRVGEPLLEQQE